In one window of Musa acuminata AAA Group cultivar baxijiao chromosome BXJ3-2, Cavendish_Baxijiao_AAA, whole genome shotgun sequence DNA:
- the LOC103976027 gene encoding plant cysteine oxidase 2 isoform X1 — protein MRVDATLADREVREELATEKGKSSSKKRRQKKLASMPRAVQRLFETCKEIFAEGGPGIIPSPNDVERLRSFLDTLKPANVGLSSNMPFFRNVGMDGPPPVTYLHIYACPKFSIGIFCLPQAAVIPLHNHPGMTVFSKLLFGSMHIKSYDWVNDPQGSNEKIKSSSGACLARVNTDAIFKAPCETSVLYPTTGGNMHCFTAVTSCAVLDVLGPPYNDDEGRACIYYKEYAYSSFPGDAIVLSGESEEYAWLEERGSEPDDLVVRGAEYKGPKVVDC, from the exons ATGAGGGTCGACGCCACCTTGGCTGACCGCGAGGTAAGAGAAGAGTTGGCGACGGAGAAGGGCAAGTCATCGTCCAAAAAGCGGCGGCAGAAGAAGCTGGCATCGATGCCGCGTGCCGTGCAGAGGCTGTTTGAAACTTGCAAGGAGATTTTTGCTGAGGGTGGGCCTGGCATCATCCCATCACCGAATGATGTGGAGCGCCTTCGATCTTTTCTTG ATACTTTAAAGCCAGCAAATGTTGGTCTAAGTTCTAACATGCCATTTTTTCGGAATGTTGGGATGGATGGACCTCCTCCAGTTACATATTTGCACATTTATGCATGCCCCAAATTTTCG ATTGGTATCTTCTGCCTCCCTCAAGCAGCTGTCATTCCACTTCACAATCACCCAGGCATGACTGTTTTTAGCAAACTCCTTTTTGGCTCCATGCACATTAAGTCCTACGATTGGGTTAATGATCCTCAGGGCTCCAATGAGAAAATCAAATCCTCAAGTG GTGCATGTTTGGCAAGGGTGAACACTGATGCCATCTTTAAGGCACCCTGTGAAACATCGGTTTTATACCCTACCACTGGGGGTAACATGCATTGTTTTACTGCAGTAACCTCCTGTGCAGTGCTAGATGTCCTTGGACCACCATACAACGATGATGAAGGTAGGGCTTGCATTTACTACAAGGAGTATGCATACTCAAGTTTTCCAG GCGATGCAATCGTGTTGTCTGGTGAGAGCGAGGAGTATGCATGGCTGGAAGAGAGGGGAAGTGAGCCTGATGATCTTGTCGTGCGTGGTGCTGAGTACAAGGGCCCAAAAGTTGTAGACTGCTAA
- the LOC135582433 gene encoding heterogeneous nuclear ribonucleoprotein Q-like: MPRTRASAAAAATNPEPANPAEPEEQVALDDPEEMMEEEVEYEEVEEEVEEEEEEVVEEEIEEELEEEEQETDVANGSNAGDAAGGDASMVEGEKDDDESKKHAELLALPPHGSEIYVGGIPHDASEEELRSFCEPIGEVTEVRVMKAKDSTENKGYAFVTFKTKELASKAIEELNNTEFKGKKVKCSTSQVKHRLFIGNIPRNWAEDDLKRTVTSIGPGIIKVELLKDPQNSSRNRGYAFIEYYNHACAEYSRNKMSSPKFKLDANAPTVSWADPRSGDSSSSSQVKAIYVKNLPKNVTQEQLKKLFEHHGEITKVVLPPAKPGHEKRYGFVHFKERSMAMKALKNTEKYEIDGDVLDCSLAKPPADNKKVEAGSSAQKAALLPNYPPGIGYGVLGGAYGALAPGFGQSMVYGRGQTPAGMAMVPMILPDGRLGYVLQQPGVPVASQQHGGNRGGSSSGGKSNDGGRGRRFRPY, encoded by the exons ATGCCGAGGACAAGGGCaagtgctgctgctgccgctaccAATCCAGAGCCAGCGAATCCAGCTGAGCCTGAGGAACAGGTTGCTCTTGATGACCCTGAGGAAATGATGGAAGAAGAGGTTGAGTATGAAGAAGTTGAGGAGGAagtagaagaggaggaagaggaagttgTCGAGGAGGAGATTGAGGAGGAGCTTGAAGAGGAGGAACAAGAAACAGATGTTGCTAATGGAAGTAATGCTGGTGATGCAGCTGGTGGTGATGCTAGTATGGTAGAAGGTGAAAAGGATGACGATGAGAGTAAGAAGCATGCAGAGCTCCTTGCACTCCCTCCTCATGGATCAGAAATTTATGTTGGCGGCATACCTCATGATGCATCAGAGGAAGAATTGAGAAGCTTttgtgagccaattggagaggtgaCCGAG GTTAGGGTGATGAAAGCAAAGGATTCAACAGAGAATAAAGGTTATGCTTTTGTTACCTTTAAAACTAAAGAGTTGGCTTCAAAAGCTATTGAAGAACTAAATAACACCGAATTCAAG GGTAAAAAAGTGAAGTGTTCGACATCTCAAGTTAAACATCGGTTGTTCATAGGTAATATTCCTCGAAATTGGGCGGAGGATGATTTGAAAAGAACTGTGACAAGTATTGGTCCTGGTATAATTAAAGTGGAGTTACTGAAG GATCCACAGAACTCTTCTCGTAACCGGGGTTATGCTTTCATCGAGTATTACAACCATGCATGTGCTGAATACTCGAGAAATAAGATGTCATCTCCAAAGTTCAAGCTGGATGCAAATGCACCAACTGTGAGCTGGGCTGATCCTAGGAGTGGGGATTCCTCTTCTAGTTCTCAG GTAAAGGCTATTTATGTGAAGAACTTGCCAAAGAATGTGACACAAGAACAGTTGAAGAAGTTATTTGAACACCATGGTGAAATCACGAAGGTGGTACTGCCTCCGGCAAAGCCTGGACATGAGAAGAGATATGGTTTTGTGCATTTTAAAGAGCGCTCAATGGCCATGAAGGCACTCAAGAACACAGAGAAATATGAAATTGATG GTGATGTTCTCGACTGTTCACTAGCAAAGCCTCCAGCAGACAATAAAAAAGTTGAAGCAGGATCAAGCGCTCAAAAAGCTGCTTTGCTGCCAAATTATCCTCCTGGGATTGGATATGGTGTTCTCGGAGGTGCTTATGGTGCTTTAGCTCCAGGGTTTGGACAG TCTATGGTTTATGGAAGGGGACAGACACCTGCTGGCATGGCGATGGTGCCGATGATCTTACCTGATGGACGCCTTGGATATGTATT GCAACAACCTGGAGTGCCTGTGGCTTCACAGCAGCATGGTGGAAACCGTGGAGGCAGCTCAAGCGGAGGGAAAAGCAACGACGGGGGCCGTGGGCGTAGATTCCGACCATACTAA
- the LOC103976024 gene encoding LOW QUALITY PROTEIN: phospholipase A1-II 5 (The sequence of the model RefSeq protein was modified relative to this genomic sequence to represent the inferred CDS: inserted 2 bases in 1 codon) yields MGHNADSENPSWAELLGSNHWAGLLDPLDYSLRCLLLKFGDVCQVTTDSYITALDSKKYSGNCSYSXWTGYVAVSNSAHADGSGVREIYVVWRGTEGTKEWCDDIPKTLVPFDDSTSDVPMVMKGWFEIYTVVADVQTKESAREQLLAKIKELVEQYKDESLSIVCLGHSLGGALAILSAYDIVRSGLSKIGEKEEFPVCTMVFGSPRMGNQAFSDSWAKLPNLRALRVLNKDDLDIPNFPPTSDGYVDIGTVLTVDSRKSPCLKTNHDRHNLRVNLHTVAGWTGENGDFDCTIVKRSLALVNKHGGYLSINPALPSWWAEKNKRMVRGEDGLWSELPPES; encoded by the exons ATGGGGCACAATGCTGACAGTGAGAACCCATCGTGGGCGGAGCTCCTGGGATCAAATCACTGGGCCGGCCTTCTCGACCCCCTCGACTACTCCCTCCGCTGCCTCCTCCTGAAATTTGGCGACGTGTGTCAGGTCACCACCGACTCCTACATCACGGCCCTTGACTCCAAGAAGTACAGCGGCAATTGCAGCTACAG ATGGACAGGCTATGTAGCGGTCTCCAACAGCGCTCACGCCGACGGATCCGGAGTCCGCGAGATCTACGTCGTATGGCGCGGGACCGAAGGAACCAAAGAGTGGTGCGACGATATCCCCAAAACTCTCGTGCCGTTCGACGACTCCACCAGCGATGTTCCGATGGTCATGAAAGGCTGGTTTGAGATCTACACCGTGGTAGCCGACGTGCAGACGAAGGAGAGCGCCAGGGAGCAGCTACTAGCTAAGATAAAAGAGCTGGTGGAGCAGTACAAAGACGAGAGCCTCAGCATAGTTTGTCTCGGCCACAGCCTGGGAGGCGCCCTTGCTATCTTAAGCGCTTACGATATAGTGAGGAGTGGGTTGTCTAAGATCGGGGAGAAAGAGGAGTTCCCCGTTTGCACCATGGTGTTTGGTTCACCGCGAATGGGGAATCAGGCCTTCAGCGATAGCTGGGCGAAGCTGCCCAATCTGAGAGCTCTGCGTGTCTTGAACAAAGATGATCTTGACATTCCAAACTTTCCGCCAACTTCAGATGGCTACGTTGACATTGGCACGGTTCTGACCGTGGATTCCAGAAAGTCGCCGTGCTTGAAGACAAATCATGACAGGCATAACTTGCGGGTGAACCTGCACACGGTGGCCGGGTGGACCGGGGAGAACGGCGACTTCGACTGCACCATCGTGAAGAGGAGCCTTGCGCTGGTGAACAAGCACGGTGGCTATCTGAGTATAAACCCGGCGCTGCCGTCGTGGTGGGCGGAGAAGAACAAAAGGATGGTGCGTGGCGAGGACGGCTTGTGGTCTGAGTTACCGCCCGAGTCCTAG
- the LOC103976027 gene encoding plant cysteine oxidase 1 isoform X2, with translation MRVDATLADREVREELATEKGKSSSKKRRQKKLASMPRAVQRLFETCKEIFAEGGPGIIPSPNDVERLRSFLDTLKPANVGLSSNMPFFRNVGMDGPPPVTYLHIYACPKFSIGIFCLPQAAVIPLHNHPGMTVFSKLLFGSMHIKSYDWVNDPQGSNEKIKSSSVTSCAVLDVLGPPYNDDEGRACIYYKEYAYSSFPGDAIVLSGESEEYAWLEERGSEPDDLVVRGAEYKGPKVVDC, from the exons ATGAGGGTCGACGCCACCTTGGCTGACCGCGAGGTAAGAGAAGAGTTGGCGACGGAGAAGGGCAAGTCATCGTCCAAAAAGCGGCGGCAGAAGAAGCTGGCATCGATGCCGCGTGCCGTGCAGAGGCTGTTTGAAACTTGCAAGGAGATTTTTGCTGAGGGTGGGCCTGGCATCATCCCATCACCGAATGATGTGGAGCGCCTTCGATCTTTTCTTG ATACTTTAAAGCCAGCAAATGTTGGTCTAAGTTCTAACATGCCATTTTTTCGGAATGTTGGGATGGATGGACCTCCTCCAGTTACATATTTGCACATTTATGCATGCCCCAAATTTTCG ATTGGTATCTTCTGCCTCCCTCAAGCAGCTGTCATTCCACTTCACAATCACCCAGGCATGACTGTTTTTAGCAAACTCCTTTTTGGCTCCATGCACATTAAGTCCTACGATTGGGTTAATGATCCTCAGGGCTCCAATGAGAAAATCAAATCCTCAAGTG TAACCTCCTGTGCAGTGCTAGATGTCCTTGGACCACCATACAACGATGATGAAGGTAGGGCTTGCATTTACTACAAGGAGTATGCATACTCAAGTTTTCCAG GCGATGCAATCGTGTTGTCTGGTGAGAGCGAGGAGTATGCATGGCTGGAAGAGAGGGGAAGTGAGCCTGATGATCTTGTCGTGCGTGGTGCTGAGTACAAGGGCCCAAAAGTTGTAGACTGCTAA